A region from the Colwellia sp. PAMC 21821 genome encodes:
- a CDS encoding reverse transcriptase family protein, with translation MHYNNDFSIFIQNLGLEASHETRAIVSSIIHASENHYRSFNIPKRKGGYRKIDSPYPTLKHLHGVILDVFQDKLKCHKNSFAFMKGNSAIGHAKHHLDCEELLTVDIENFFPSISRQMIFEVLHSVGMKTNDSNYISYICTLRNSLPQGASTSPILSNAVFYPIDIILEQIALKFDLKYSRYADDLAFSGINIPRNLPSLIEKILMNRGFNLNKSKTKLKIKGARKIITGISISSGKLKVPRSFKRDLRANVFELEKFKHNLFEMNNFDPLIYERTIGKLNYLLQVEPESKYAKIKIKLLLESYKDFQLS, from the coding sequence ATGCATTATAACAATGACTTTTCAATTTTCATTCAAAATTTAGGCTTAGAAGCTAGTCATGAGACACGAGCTATTGTCTCTAGTATTATTCATGCATCAGAGAACCACTATAGAAGCTTTAATATTCCAAAGCGTAAAGGTGGGTATCGAAAAATTGATTCGCCTTATCCTACACTGAAGCATCTACATGGCGTGATTTTGGATGTTTTTCAAGACAAGCTTAAATGTCACAAAAATAGCTTTGCATTCATGAAAGGGAATAGCGCTATTGGTCATGCAAAGCATCATCTTGACTGTGAAGAGTTATTAACTGTTGATATAGAAAACTTCTTTCCAAGCATTTCCAGACAAATGATTTTTGAAGTACTGCACTCTGTGGGGATGAAAACGAATGATTCAAATTATATTTCATATATTTGCACATTAAGGAACAGTTTGCCGCAAGGTGCGAGCACAAGCCCTATCTTAAGTAATGCTGTATTTTATCCTATTGACATAATATTAGAGCAGATTGCTTTAAAGTTTGATTTAAAATATTCAAGGTATGCGGATGACCTAGCATTTTCGGGAATAAATATTCCAAGAAACCTTCCCTCCTTGATTGAAAAAATATTAATGAATCGAGGATTTAATTTAAACAAAAGTAAAACTAAATTAAAAATTAAAGGGGCCCGGAAGATAATTACAGGTATCTCAATATCTAGTGGGAAGCTTAAAGTCCCTAGGTCCTTCAAAAGAGATTTAAGGGCTAATGTGTTTGAACTTGAAAAGTTTAAACATAACTTATTCGAAATGAATAATTTTGATCCGTTAATATATGAAAGAACTATCGGGAAACTAAATTATTTACTGCAAGTTGAACCTGAAAGTAAATATGCAAAAATAAAAATAAAGCTCTTATTAGAGTCTTATAAAGATTTTCAACTGAGTTGA
- a CDS encoding helix-turn-helix domain-containing protein: protein MANRVKVSDMPNSVYIEDADVLGKLVKAKRTKLNMKLADCAALCGVGINTLSRIENGNANCTLSAVFSVLQGLGIKLTTRELLTPESNSLADNEWV from the coding sequence ATGGCTAATCGAGTTAAAGTTTCAGACATGCCTAACTCTGTATATATAGAAGATGCAGATGTACTAGGTAAGCTAGTTAAAGCAAAACGAACAAAGTTGAATATGAAACTGGCAGACTGTGCAGCTCTATGTGGAGTCGGCATAAATACGTTATCGCGTATTGAAAACGGAAATGCTAATTGCACTTTGTCCGCAGTATTTTCGGTCTTACAAGGGTTAGGCATAAAACTAACGACAAGAGAGCTACTCACTCCTGAGTCTAATTCTTTAGCTGATAACGAATGGGTTTAA
- a CDS encoding DUF4212 domain-containing protein: MEGNATYWSENLRLIFISLAIWFVVSFGFGLLLVEPLNEIRLGGYKLGFWFAQQGSIYTFVGLVFWYTKKMNDLDKKYNVEES, translated from the coding sequence ATGGAAGGTAATGCAACATATTGGTCAGAGAATCTGCGCCTAATATTTATAAGTCTTGCTATCTGGTTCGTGGTTTCATTTGGATTTGGTTTGCTTCTTGTCGAGCCATTAAATGAAATTCGATTAGGCGGCTATAAACTAGGTTTCTGGTTTGCACAACAGGGCTCAATTTACACATTTGTCGGTTTAGTTTTTTGGTATACCAAGAAAATGAACGACCTTGATAAAAAATATAACGTGGAGGAATCATAA
- a CDS encoding DNA cytosine methyltransferase, protein MKPSKDSSFKFIDLFAGIGGVRLGFQKNDGACVFSSEFDKHAQATYRTNHGEF, encoded by the coding sequence TTGAAACCAAGCAAAGATAGTAGCTTTAAATTTATTGATCTGTTTGCCGGTATTGGCGGGGTTCGTTTAGGCTTTCAAAAGAATGATGGCGCGTGTGTCTTTTCATCTGAGTTTGATAAGCATGCGCAAGCAACTTATAGAACTAACCATGGTGAGTTTTAG
- a CDS encoding sodium:solute symporter family protein, producing MEELKLYTYIAVFGSFAVYFGIAWWARAGSTSDFYVAGGGVTPMQNGMAIGADWMSAASFISMAGMISFLGYGGSVFLMGWTGGYVLLAMLLAPYMRKHGKFTVPEFIYDRYYSKTARIVAVVCLIIASLTYIIGQMKGVGVAFSRFLEVDYDLGLYIGMFVVWVYAVLGGMKGITYTQIAQYCVLIFAYTIPAVFISLQLTGNPIPQLGLGSTLADGSGVYLLDKLDMVVTDLGFKEYTTDNMGGTVNMFAYTLSLMIGTAGLPHVIMRFFTVPSVKAARQSAGYALVFIALLYTVAPAVGAMARLNLMNTIEPAAGQNMEYAERPQWFKDWEKTGLLQFEDKNGDGKVQYNADAATNEMIKVDRDIMVLANPAIANLPNWVIALVAAGGLAAALSTAAGLLLAISSSISHDLMKGILTPDLTEKNELLAGRVVMTISVLVAGWLGLNPPGFAAGTVALAFGLAASSIFPALMMGIFAKKMSGTAAVWGMCSGIGVTMLYVFQHKGLMFIPGTSFLGDMGPNWFFGISPNAFGSVGAFVNFAVAFTVLRFTGPAPAHIQQLVENFRTPHGGVSAAHDH from the coding sequence ATGGAAGAGCTTAAACTCTATACATATATAGCTGTATTCGGTTCTTTCGCCGTTTATTTTGGTATCGCTTGGTGGGCTCGTGCGGGTTCAACTAGTGACTTTTATGTTGCTGGTGGTGGTGTTACACCCATGCAAAATGGTATGGCGATTGGTGCCGATTGGATGAGTGCTGCGTCATTTATTTCAATGGCAGGTATGATCTCATTCTTAGGTTACGGGGGCTCTGTATTCCTAATGGGTTGGACCGGTGGTTATGTATTATTAGCCATGCTACTTGCACCTTACATGCGTAAGCACGGTAAATTTACTGTACCTGAATTTATTTATGACCGTTATTATTCAAAAACTGCGCGTATCGTGGCAGTCGTTTGTTTAATTATCGCCTCATTAACTTATATCATTGGTCAAATGAAGGGTGTGGGTGTTGCTTTCTCTCGCTTCTTAGAAGTTGATTATGACTTAGGCCTTTACATCGGTATGTTCGTTGTTTGGGTTTATGCTGTACTAGGTGGCATGAAAGGTATTACATACACGCAAATCGCGCAGTACTGTGTATTAATATTCGCTTATACCATTCCTGCTGTGTTTATCTCGCTACAATTAACTGGTAACCCAATTCCACAATTAGGCTTAGGTTCTACATTAGCTGATGGTAGCGGTGTTTACTTACTTGATAAGCTAGATATGGTTGTAACTGACCTTGGTTTTAAAGAATACACCACAGATAACATGGGCGGCACAGTAAACATGTTCGCTTATACTTTATCATTGATGATTGGTACTGCTGGCTTACCTCACGTTATTATGCGCTTCTTCACGGTTCCTTCAGTTAAAGCAGCACGTCAATCAGCAGGTTATGCATTAGTATTTATCGCGTTGTTATACACAGTTGCTCCAGCAGTTGGCGCTATGGCTCGTTTAAACTTAATGAATACTATTGAACCAGCAGCCGGTCAAAATATGGAATATGCTGAGCGTCCTCAGTGGTTCAAAGACTGGGAAAAAACCGGTTTATTACAATTTGAAGATAAAAACGGTGACGGTAAAGTACAGTACAATGCAGATGCAGCAACCAATGAAATGATTAAAGTTGACCGTGACATTATGGTATTGGCTAACCCTGCAATCGCTAACTTACCAAACTGGGTAATTGCTTTAGTTGCCGCGGGTGGTTTAGCTGCCGCGCTATCGACTGCTGCTGGCTTACTGTTAGCTATTTCATCCTCTATTTCTCATGATTTAATGAAAGGTATTTTAACGCCGGACTTAACTGAGAAGAATGAGTTGTTAGCAGGTCGTGTTGTGATGACAATATCGGTTCTGGTGGCTGGTTGGCTTGGTTTAAATCCGCCTGGCTTTGCCGCAGGAACGGTGGCGCTAGCCTTTGGTTTAGCAGCATCTTCGATCTTCCCAGCGTTAATGATGGGTATATTCGCTAAGAAAATGAGTGGCACTGCAGCAGTTTGGGGTATGTGTTCAGGTATCGGTGTAACTATGCTTTACGTGTTCCAACACAAAGGCCTTATGTTTATCCCTGGTACGTCTTTCTTAGGTGATATGGGTCCAAACTGGTTCTTCGGTATTTCACCAAATGCCTTTGGTTCAGTTGGCGCATTTGTTAACTTTGCCGTAGCATTTACGGTATTAAGATTTACAGGTCCAGCGCCTGCTCATATCCAACAATTGGTTGAAAACTTCCGTACGCCACATGGTGGTGTTTCGGCTGCACATGACCATTAA
- a CDS encoding exonuclease domain-containing protein, whose translation MLNHHLLTRWLVGYEAQRKRMLKRAPAGPLYDFLKVPFPALCTPFEQTSILAVDFETTGLDAIQDKLLSVGCVELNHCQIILGTSYHQIIQTQGSLKADNVTIHQITDDQKDQGKPLADVVENLLKRLAGKVMLVHFSRIERQFLQQACLELYGMAPPFPMIDTLVVAKKRLDKRDVAYDPSELRLTALRAKYGLPNHYAHNALNDAIATAELLLAQISERNEDMSLQQLIL comes from the coding sequence ATGTTAAACCATCATTTATTAACTCGCTGGCTAGTCGGCTACGAAGCACAACGAAAACGTATGCTCAAGCGAGCACCTGCGGGCCCGTTGTATGATTTTCTTAAGGTCCCTTTTCCTGCGCTTTGTACCCCTTTTGAACAAACATCGATATTAGCGGTAGATTTCGAGACAACAGGGTTAGACGCTATACAAGATAAATTGCTCAGTGTCGGCTGTGTGGAGTTAAATCATTGTCAAATTATACTGGGGACGAGTTATCACCAAATTATTCAAACTCAAGGCAGTTTAAAGGCCGATAACGTTACTATTCATCAAATAACTGATGACCAAAAAGATCAAGGCAAACCATTAGCCGACGTAGTTGAAAACTTACTAAAAAGACTCGCCGGCAAAGTCATGTTAGTGCATTTTTCTCGTATTGAACGACAGTTTTTACAACAAGCGTGTTTAGAACTCTATGGTATGGCACCACCTTTTCCGATGATAGACACGTTAGTTGTCGCTAAAAAAAGATTAGATAAACGCGATGTTGCTTACGACCCTTCAGAGTTGAGGCTTACCGCGCTGCGAGCAAAGTACGGATTGCCCAATCACTATGCCCATAATGCGTTAAATGACGCGATTGCAACCGCAGAATTACTGTTAGCTCAAATTAGCGAACGCAATGAAGATATGTCACTACAGCAATTAATTTTATAG
- a CDS encoding DEAD/DEAH box helicase family protein, with the protein MDKGNEHTFQNDMIRQLVSNGWLLGKPENYNRELALYEEDVLGFVKDTQDAQWQKFCALYPAKPGNKKYPEQKFLERVASQLNKADPNAANKEMRTFGTLGILRHEIRDRGTRFSLCQFKPEHDLNPDTLANYQKNRLRVVPELVYSPWATDEHEAENGVKAKKWRIDLVLFVNGIPVVTLELKSEFKQAVQNAIKQYKTTRFAIDPVTKKSEPLLTFKRGALVHFAVSQYEVYMATRLEGDDTFFLPFNKGTSEGAAGNDVPENINQYATDYLWNEVLLPDNLLNILARFVHLEIEEKEDWEGRKYKKETLIFPRYHQWDVVSKLVNAARNEGPGQKYLIQHSAGSGKSNSIAWSAHQLSAIHTAEGNKLFDSIIVVTDRTVLDDQLQETISQFTSVEGMVGRINRNEGDGSKSEKLAGALESSQPIIVVTIQTFPFVLKAIENSVSLKERNYVVIADEAHSSQTGSTARQLKEVLMIDGSLGELEGDEELTTEDILDATVASRRASKNLSYLAFTATPKPKTLELFGRLPKPDEAPSKSNKPEAYHVYSMRQAIEEGFILDVLKNYTNYKIAYNLAMKMADTDSEVESKKAKVKLNQWVRLHDYNISQKVQVIVEHFKNNVMGLLGGQAKAMVVTSSRKEAVRYKQGFDKYIVENGYEKIHAMVAFSGEVEFTDKDPGCEALVDLKFTEKNMNNSLKGRDMRKAFDSSDYQVMIVANKFQTGFDQPKLCAMYVDKKLGGVDCVQTLSRLNRTFPGKAETGTYVLDFVNEPDDILAAFQPYYKTAELADVSDPDLIFDLQDKLKAAGIFQWQEVEQFCDAFFVKSKSNAAIANICKPAVERWQKRYKSAIEAYKQAKKMFERTKKTGDTVLIANAENTFKDCKQEKDALDIFKKDLGTFVRFYEFMSQIVDYDDKALEKLCLYARNLRPMLRDVAPEENDIDLSNVVMSHYRLSKIRQQDITLKQDSPDYKLETGDALGTAKAKDPKAEFLSQIIARLNELFITDMLTDKDMVNYLYTIKDKVRENTSVMKQIDNNTAEQAMLGDFPKALMDAIMDSGEAHENQMMQLLSNPDKANGFSRLVFDLLNAPQNKSDETLHHKLKLT; encoded by the coding sequence ATGGATAAGGGTAACGAGCATACATTCCAAAACGATATGATTCGCCAGCTAGTATCCAATGGCTGGTTGCTTGGAAAACCCGAAAACTATAACCGCGAGCTGGCGCTTTACGAAGAAGATGTATTGGGTTTTGTAAAAGATACTCAGGACGCTCAGTGGCAAAAGTTTTGTGCACTTTATCCTGCTAAGCCTGGTAATAAAAAATATCCAGAGCAAAAATTTTTAGAACGGGTGGCCTCGCAATTAAATAAGGCTGATCCTAATGCTGCTAATAAAGAAATGCGTACTTTTGGTACCTTAGGTATTTTACGGCACGAAATTCGTGACCGTGGTACGCGTTTTAGTTTATGTCAGTTTAAACCAGAGCATGACTTAAACCCTGACACTTTGGCTAACTATCAAAAGAATCGTTTACGTGTAGTGCCTGAGTTGGTTTATTCCCCTTGGGCAACTGACGAGCATGAAGCTGAAAACGGTGTAAAAGCGAAAAAATGGCGCATTGATTTAGTATTATTTGTAAACGGTATACCTGTAGTTACACTAGAGCTGAAATCAGAATTTAAACAAGCTGTACAAAATGCGATTAAGCAATACAAAACTACTCGGTTTGCGATAGATCCGGTTACTAAAAAGTCAGAGCCTTTATTAACTTTTAAACGTGGTGCTTTAGTGCATTTTGCTGTTAGCCAATATGAAGTATATATGGCTACGCGTTTAGAGGGTGATGATACTTTTTTCCTGCCATTTAATAAGGGTACTAGTGAAGGCGCTGCTGGTAACGATGTACCAGAAAACATCAATCAATATGCGACTGACTATTTATGGAACGAAGTATTACTACCAGATAATTTATTAAATATTCTTGCTCGTTTTGTACATCTAGAAATTGAAGAGAAAGAAGACTGGGAAGGGCGAAAATATAAGAAAGAAACACTGATTTTTCCTCGCTACCATCAATGGGATGTTGTCAGTAAGTTAGTTAATGCTGCTCGCAATGAAGGCCCTGGACAAAAGTACTTAATTCAACACAGTGCAGGCTCAGGGAAATCTAATTCTATTGCTTGGTCGGCTCATCAATTATCGGCTATTCATACCGCTGAAGGTAACAAGCTATTTGACTCTATAATAGTTGTTACCGATAGAACAGTACTTGATGATCAGTTGCAAGAAACCATCTCACAATTTACGTCTGTTGAAGGCATGGTAGGTAGAATAAATCGCAATGAAGGTGATGGCTCTAAATCAGAAAAGCTTGCCGGCGCTCTAGAAAGTTCACAGCCGATAATTGTAGTAACTATTCAGACCTTTCCTTTTGTTCTAAAAGCCATTGAGAACAGCGTTAGCTTAAAAGAACGTAATTATGTGGTAATTGCTGATGAAGCCCACAGTTCACAAACAGGCAGTACGGCTCGTCAGTTAAAAGAAGTATTGATGATTGATGGCTCTTTGGGAGAGTTGGAAGGTGATGAAGAGCTCACCACCGAAGATATTTTAGATGCCACAGTCGCTTCACGCCGTGCTTCAAAAAACTTAAGCTATTTAGCGTTTACCGCAACGCCTAAGCCCAAAACACTAGAATTATTTGGCCGTTTACCTAAACCTGATGAAGCCCCCTCAAAGAGCAATAAGCCGGAAGCCTATCATGTTTATAGTATGCGCCAAGCGATTGAAGAGGGCTTTATTCTCGATGTGTTAAAAAACTACACTAACTATAAAATCGCTTATAACCTAGCCATGAAAATGGCTGATACTGATTCAGAAGTTGAAAGTAAAAAAGCCAAAGTAAAACTTAATCAATGGGTACGCTTGCATGACTATAATATTAGTCAAAAAGTACAAGTGATTGTTGAGCACTTTAAAAACAACGTGATGGGGCTATTAGGTGGCCAAGCAAAAGCTATGGTAGTGACCAGCTCTCGTAAAGAGGCAGTGCGTTATAAGCAAGGCTTTGATAAATATATTGTTGAAAATGGATATGAAAAAATTCATGCAATGGTCGCGTTTTCTGGTGAAGTAGAATTCACTGATAAAGACCCTGGCTGCGAAGCGCTTGTAGATCTTAAGTTTACTGAAAAGAACATGAACAATAGTCTCAAAGGCCGAGATATGCGTAAGGCCTTTGATAGCAGTGATTACCAAGTGATGATAGTTGCTAATAAATTTCAAACAGGTTTTGATCAGCCAAAACTCTGCGCTATGTATGTTGATAAAAAATTGGGTGGAGTTGACTGTGTACAAACATTATCTCGTTTAAATCGCACTTTCCCTGGTAAAGCTGAAACGGGTACTTATGTCTTAGATTTCGTCAATGAACCTGATGATATTCTTGCTGCATTCCAACCTTATTATAAGACAGCTGAATTAGCCGATGTATCTGATCCTGATTTGATATTCGACCTACAGGATAAGTTAAAAGCTGCAGGTATTTTCCAATGGCAAGAAGTTGAACAGTTCTGTGATGCTTTTTTTGTTAAGAGCAAAAGCAACGCAGCTATAGCTAATATTTGTAAACCCGCTGTTGAACGCTGGCAAAAGCGCTATAAATCTGCAATTGAAGCGTATAAACAAGCGAAAAAAATGTTCGAGCGCACTAAGAAAACTGGTGATACAGTGTTAATAGCGAATGCTGAAAATACCTTTAAAGACTGTAAGCAAGAAAAGGACGCTTTAGACATATTTAAAAAAGATTTGGGTACCTTTGTACGTTTCTATGAGTTTATGTCTCAAATTGTTGATTACGATGACAAGGCGCTAGAAAAACTATGCCTTTATGCCCGTAACCTCAGACCTATGCTACGAGATGTAGCGCCTGAAGAAAACGATATTGATTTAAGTAATGTGGTGATGAGTCATTACCGTTTATCAAAAATTCGCCAGCAAGACATAACACTTAAACAAGACTCACCAGATTACAAATTAGAAACAGGGGATGCTCTAGGAACGGCAAAAGCAAAAGATCCTAAAGCAGAGTTTCTATCGCAAATAATAGCCCGATTAAACGAGTTATTTATCACTGATATGCTGACCGATAAAGACATGGTGAATTATTTATACACCATTAAAGATAAGGTTAGAGAGAATACATCAGTGATGAAACAGATAGACAATAATACAGCTGAACAAGCAATGCTTGGCGACTTCCCTAAAGCGTTAATGGACGCCATTATGGATAGCGGTGAAGCACATGAAAACCAAATGATGCAGTTGTTATCTAACCCGGATAAGGCTAATGGCTTTTCTAGGTTGGTTTTTGATTTGTTGAATGCACCTCAAAATAAAAGTGATGAAACGTTGCATCACAAACTTAAATTAACTTAA
- a CDS encoding RNA-binding protein — MKLLVRNLSRSTTEQELRILFSAHGTVTECNLVLDQATAKSKGFGFVVMPDEKAAKDALKNLHETKVANNKIRVKIAQ; from the coding sequence ATGAAACTTTTAGTTCGCAACCTTTCTCGTTCAACAACCGAACAAGAACTCCGTATTTTATTTTCTGCTCATGGCACTGTCACTGAATGTAATTTAGTTTTAGACCAAGCAACGGCGAAATCAAAAGGTTTTGGCTTTGTTGTCATGCCAGATGAAAAAGCAGCTAAAGACGCTTTAAAAAATCTGCATGAAACTAAAGTTGCAAATAATAAAATTCGCGTAAAAATCGCGCAATAG
- a CDS encoding alpha/beta hydrolase: MKVIFSHGKESGPWGSKITQLANIAKAAGCSVDSIDYSNIASPDDRVIKLNTYLANELEPYILVGSSMGGYVSLVASASNQPLGVFLLAPALYMQGYQQQNYNTTLSNIEIVHGWSDDIVPVASSIKYAQQTQCTLHLIDGDHRLNSSITQVIALFESFLLATKTHHG; the protein is encoded by the coding sequence ATGAAAGTTATATTCTCACATGGCAAAGAAAGTGGCCCATGGGGCAGTAAAATAACCCAACTTGCTAACATAGCCAAAGCGGCAGGTTGTAGTGTCGATAGCATTGACTACAGCAATATAGCAAGCCCCGATGATCGGGTAATTAAGTTGAATACTTATTTAGCAAACGAGCTCGAACCTTATATTTTAGTCGGCTCAAGCATGGGCGGTTACGTTTCATTAGTCGCATCAGCAAGTAACCAACCACTGGGCGTATTTTTATTGGCGCCAGCTTTGTATATGCAGGGTTATCAGCAGCAAAACTATAATACTACGCTTAGCAATATTGAGATTGTACATGGTTGGTCTGACGATATTGTGCCTGTAGCCAGTTCTATAAAATATGCTCAGCAGACGCAGTGTACCTTACACCTTATTGATGGAGATCACCGTTTAAATTCATCTATTACACAAGTTATAGCGTTATTCGAGTCGTTTTTATTAGCAACTAAAACTCACCATGGTTAG
- a CDS encoding putative nucleotidyltransferase substrate binding domain-containing protein: MDSALSEISEFIQAIPPMDLLPSEIIEQVVKEVSISYVRRGQSLQPQGVTEENIYILRKGALSYFSKDDKLLAKYGEGDICTVFCFSNDEHISNNVISDEDTLLYSINYKSFQQLVKAYPDVIAFFQQTSEQRLNKKMLKVNEDAILNSSLLNSSIANFYHSPAVTIGPNTTIQQAAILMTDKGFSCLVIVEKDKLLGIVTDKDIRRRCVAQGLGIDQPVSTIMTDDMTTIDIKSTAYDALMMMTQRHIHHLPVTANNQLKGMVTVTDLMNNEGQNAVNIASVIHKAKSVSELTEISSMIPKLQIRMAKLGTTADHVGKSISAITMAFTIRLIEMAEKLLGPPPVPYAWLAAGSQARQEQFAHSDQDNALIISNDMQPQHNYWFKDLATFVSDGLAACGFIYCPGNVMATNPKWCQTQKQWSQYFAQWINTPEPKALMHCSIFFDLTTVYGDSRLLEQVRVKMLKTTQRSTLFIAHLSRNALNLRPPLGFFRDFVLIQNGENKATLDLKHNGIAPIVDLARIYALSEGISSVNTIERLKQAAGSPSLTKSSAANLIDAYEFLSMLRMMHQAKKMQLGQQPNNYLSPKDISKLEREHLKDAFKVIKTMQDSRQSTY; this comes from the coding sequence ATGGACTCAGCATTAAGCGAAATCAGCGAATTTATTCAAGCGATTCCACCTATGGACTTACTGCCGAGTGAAATCATCGAACAAGTAGTTAAAGAAGTTAGCATAAGTTACGTGCGTCGTGGTCAATCGCTTCAACCGCAAGGGGTCACAGAAGAAAATATCTATATCTTGCGCAAGGGGGCGCTAAGTTACTTTAGCAAAGACGATAAGTTATTGGCTAAATACGGTGAAGGAGATATCTGCACAGTTTTTTGCTTTAGTAATGATGAACATATCAGCAACAACGTCATCTCCGATGAAGATACTTTACTCTATAGCATCAATTACAAAAGCTTTCAGCAATTAGTCAAAGCATACCCTGATGTCATTGCATTTTTTCAGCAAACTTCTGAGCAAAGGCTCAATAAGAAAATGCTGAAAGTGAATGAAGACGCTATTCTTAATTCTTCATTACTCAATAGCTCAATTGCAAATTTTTATCACAGCCCTGCTGTCACCATAGGTCCTAACACCACCATTCAACAAGCTGCAATATTGATGACCGACAAGGGATTTTCGTGTTTAGTGATTGTAGAAAAGGACAAATTATTAGGCATAGTAACCGATAAAGATATTCGCCGTCGCTGTGTCGCGCAAGGTTTAGGTATTGACCAGCCCGTTAGTACCATCATGACCGATGACATGACAACCATTGACATTAAAAGTACCGCTTATGACGCCTTAATGATGATGACACAAAGGCATATTCATCATTTGCCTGTTACCGCCAATAATCAACTAAAGGGCATGGTCACCGTTACTGACTTAATGAACAATGAAGGTCAGAATGCCGTAAATATTGCCAGTGTTATTCATAAGGCAAAGTCAGTCAGCGAATTAACCGAAATTAGTAGCATGATACCTAAATTGCAAATACGTATGGCAAAATTGGGCACTACCGCGGATCATGTTGGTAAAAGCATTAGTGCGATTACCATGGCATTCACCATTCGATTAATTGAAATGGCAGAAAAATTATTAGGCCCGCCACCTGTACCTTACGCATGGTTAGCCGCCGGTTCGCAAGCCCGGCAAGAGCAGTTTGCCCACTCAGATCAAGACAATGCCCTGATCATCTCTAACGACATGCAACCTCAACACAATTACTGGTTTAAAGACCTTGCCACTTTTGTTTCTGATGGCTTAGCCGCATGTGGTTTTATTTACTGTCCTGGGAATGTCATGGCCACTAACCCTAAATGGTGCCAAACACAAAAACAATGGTCACAATATTTTGCCCAATGGATTAACACCCCTGAACCAAAAGCATTAATGCACTGCAGCATTTTTTTCGACTTAACCACGGTTTATGGCGATAGTCGCTTACTGGAACAAGTGCGAGTAAAAATGTTAAAAACCACGCAACGTAGCACGTTATTCATCGCACACCTATCACGCAATGCTTTAAATTTAAGGCCACCATTGGGGTTTTTCCGTGATTTTGTTTTAATCCAAAATGGTGAAAATAAAGCCACGCTAGATTTAAAGCATAACGGTATTGCCCCCATCGTTGATCTCGCCCGTATTTATGCATTGTCTGAGGGAATTTCATCCGTTAATACTATAGAACGTCTTAAGCAAGCAGCAGGAAGCCCTTCATTAACAAAATCATCGGCAGCAAACCTCATTGACGCCTATGAATTTTTAAGCATGCTACGTATGATGCATCAAGCGAAAAAAATGCAACTAGGGCAACAGCCCAATAACTACTTATCACCAAAAGATATTTCAAAACTCGAGCGTGAACACTTAAAAGATGCCTTTAAAGTGATAAAAACCATGCAAGACAGCCGTCAATCTACTTATTAG